One Schistocerca piceifrons isolate TAMUIC-IGC-003096 chromosome 11, iqSchPice1.1, whole genome shotgun sequence genomic window carries:
- the LOC124719760 gene encoding ankyrin-1-like translates to MSAVTEVQNTTTEALAALLDGGDGSLVTLVAGETRVAAHRAVLAAASPVFEAMFAHDMLDASCGQVSIDDVEGPVLRLLVAYAYTLRAPQLPDTASQLLAAAVKYGLSGLKAACERQLISQLAVETAAATAVTAVRHSCPDATRAAVAFIKDHLQVMATPDWADAVLEYPQEVNEVVRLLSEPPAEASSPTATGGGSTPNSDRQPHSGHSRTPAAAAPPTSARHTPPPDDAAVSRFRSLSEEERGRRLRKAAMKGAVEEVRLLVAAGADVGARGGDGETALHRAARRGHAAVVRLLLSAASDPNARDLQGETPLHVAALSGHAEAAAALLQAGADRGAADEAGDTPLDDARLCNHQQLVEMLTER, encoded by the exons ATGTCGGCAGTTACAGAGGTTCAGAACACCACAACCGAGGCCCTGGCTGCCCTGCTAGACGGGGGTGACGGCTCCCTGGTGACGCTGGTGGCGGGCGAGACGAGGGTGGCGGCTCACAGGGCCGTGTTGGCAGCCGCGAGCCCCGTATTCGAAGCGATGTTCGCGCACGACATGCTGGATGCCAGCTGTGGCCAGGTGAGCATCGACGACGTGGAGGGCCCGGTGCTGAGGCTCCTGGTGGCCTACGCGTATACCCTGCGGGCCCCCCAGCTGCCCGACACGGCCTCCCAGCTGctggcggcggccgtgaagtacGGCTTGTCGGGCCTGAAGGCTGCCTGCGAGCGGCAGCTGATCTCGCAGTTGGCCGTCGAGACCGCAGCGGCGACGGCCGTCACGGCAGTGAGGCACTCGTGCCCGGACGCCACCAGGGCTGCCGTCGCCTTCATAAAGGACCACCTGCAGGTGATGGCCACTCCGGACTGGGCGGACGCTGTGCTCGAGTACCCGCAAGAAGTCAACGAAGTCGTCCGTCTGCTCAGTGAGCCACCAGCAGAAGCCAG CTCGCCGACCGCCACAGGGGGCGGGTCCACCCCCAACTCTGACCGTCAACCCCACAGCGGCCACAGCCGGACTCCTGCTGCAGCTGCGCCTCCCACGTCTGCCCGACACACCCCTCCACCTGATGACGCAGCCGTCTCTCGCTTCCG gagcctttCTGAGGAGGAGCGAGGCAGGAGGCTGAGAAAGGCGGCTATGAagggggcggtggaggaggtgcGGCTGTTGGTGGCGGCTGGGGCGGACGTGGGGGCGAGGGGCGGGGACGGGGAGACCGCCCTGCACAGGGCTGCACGGAGAGGGCACGCggctgtggtgcggctgctgctCTCTGCGGCGTCCGACCCCAATGCCAGGGATCTGCAGGGGGAGACGCCGCTGCACGTCGCGGCGCTGAGTGGCCACGCAGAAGCAGCGGCTGCGTTGCTGCAGGCCGGAGCCGACAGGGGGGCGGCGGATGAAGCTGGGGACACCCCCCTGGACGACGCCAGGCTGTGCAACCATCAGCAGCTCGTCGAGATGCTAACAGAGCGTTAA